The Flavobacterium praedii genome window below encodes:
- the ilvB gene encoding biosynthetic-type acetolactate synthase large subunit — translation MKNNRISGAEAVIRCLLAEGVDIVYGYPGGAIMPVYDELYKFQDQLHHVLVRHEQGATHAAQGYARATGKVGVAIATSGPGATNLVTGIADAQIDSTPMVCITGQVGKHLLGSDAFQETDIIGISTPVTKWNYQVTEAHEIPAIIAKAFFIAKSGRPGPVLIDITKNAQFDEMDFSYEKCTSIRSYTPKPTLNLEKVAEAADLINNAKKPYIVFGQGIILGEAEEQLKALIEKSGIPAAWTILGLSALPTEHPLNVGMLGMHGNYGPNVLTNECDVLIALGMRFDDRVTGNLATYAKQAKVIHFEIDPAEIDKNVKTTVAVLADVKEALTALIPLVESKTHEAWHNEFKEKYKIELEAVINEELTPTNNRGISMGETIEMINKHSNGDAIMVSDVGQHQMFTCRYSKFNSSKSNITSGGLGTMGFALPAAIGAKMGRPDREVVAIIGDGGFQMTIQELGTIFQTKVPVKIVVLNNEFLGMVRQWQQLFFDKRYASTEMINPNFIAIAEGYYIKSKKVTKREDLDAAVAEMMASKDSYFLEVMVEKENNVFPMIPTGASVSDIRLS, via the coding sequence TAATAGAATATCAGGAGCAGAAGCCGTTATCAGATGCTTATTAGCCGAAGGGGTAGACATAGTTTATGGATATCCAGGTGGTGCTATTATGCCGGTTTACGATGAATTATATAAATTTCAAGATCAATTGCATCACGTATTAGTACGTCACGAACAAGGTGCAACACATGCAGCACAAGGGTATGCAAGAGCTACAGGAAAAGTAGGTGTGGCAATTGCTACTTCAGGACCAGGGGCAACCAATTTAGTCACAGGAATTGCAGACGCTCAAATAGATTCTACTCCAATGGTTTGTATAACAGGTCAAGTTGGTAAACATTTATTAGGATCGGATGCTTTTCAAGAAACCGATATTATTGGAATTTCAACTCCAGTAACCAAATGGAATTATCAAGTAACTGAGGCTCATGAAATACCTGCAATTATTGCAAAAGCTTTTTTTATTGCAAAATCAGGACGTCCAGGACCGGTATTGATTGATATCACCAAAAATGCTCAATTTGATGAAATGGATTTTAGTTACGAAAAATGTACCAGCATTAGAAGTTATACACCTAAGCCAACTTTAAATCTTGAAAAAGTTGCAGAAGCGGCTGATTTGATTAATAATGCAAAAAAACCATATATCGTTTTTGGTCAGGGAATTATTCTTGGTGAAGCCGAAGAACAATTAAAAGCATTGATAGAAAAATCTGGAATTCCAGCTGCTTGGACTATATTGGGTCTTTCGGCTTTACCAACAGAACATCCTTTAAACGTTGGTATGTTAGGTATGCACGGGAATTATGGACCTAATGTTTTGACAAATGAGTGCGATGTATTGATTGCGTTAGGAATGCGTTTTGACGATCGTGTTACGGGTAATTTAGCTACTTATGCCAAACAAGCCAAAGTAATTCACTTTGAAATTGATCCTGCCGAAATAGATAAAAATGTTAAAACTACAGTAGCTGTTTTGGCCGATGTTAAAGAAGCATTAACAGCTTTGATTCCACTTGTTGAAAGTAAAACTCACGAGGCTTGGCACAATGAATTCAAAGAGAAATACAAAATTGAATTAGAAGCTGTTATCAATGAAGAGTTAACTCCGACAAATAATCGCGGAATATCAATGGGTGAAACTATTGAAATGATCAATAAACATTCAAATGGTGATGCAATCATGGTTTCGGATGTGGGTCAACATCAAATGTTTACATGTAGGTATTCGAAATTTAATTCATCCAAAAGTAACATTACTTCTGGAGGTTTGGGAACTATGGGTTTTGCTTTACCAGCAGCAATTGGTGCCAAAATGGGTAGGCCTGATCGAGAAGTAGTTGCCATTATTGGTGATGGTGGTTTTCAAATGACAATTCAGGAATTGGGAACCATTTTTCAAACCAAAGTTCCTGTAAAAATTGTGGTTTTGAACAATGAATTTTTAGGAATGGTTCGACAATGGCAACAATTATTCTTTGACAAGCGATACGCTTCTACCGAAATGATAAATCCCAATTTTATAGCAATTGCTGAAGGATATTACATTAAATCAAAAAAAGTAACAAAGAGAGAAGATCTAGATGCTGCTGTTGCCGAAATGATGGCCTCTAAAGATTCTTACTTTTTAGAAGTAATGGTAGAAAAAGAGAATAATGTATTTCCGATGATACCAACAGGAGCTTCGGTTTCAGATATTCGATTATCTTAA
- the ilvN gene encoding acetolactate synthase small subunit, whose amino-acid sequence MENKMFTISVYSENNVGLLNRISGIFLKRHINILSLNVSESEIENVSRFVIVVNTTEKWVHNIVGQIEKQIEVIKAFYHIDEETIFLESAIFKIESSLLFDERQIQNIIKDSKSEIVTVSREFFVISKSGKRSEIEDLYAKLKPFGIMQFVRSGRISVSKEKMEISTLLEALS is encoded by the coding sequence ATGGAAAATAAAATGTTCACCATTTCTGTTTATTCAGAAAATAATGTTGGCTTGCTAAATAGAATATCAGGAATATTCTTGAAACGCCACATTAATATATTGAGTCTAAATGTTTCCGAGTCTGAAATCGAAAATGTTTCCAGATTTGTAATTGTCGTAAATACAACCGAAAAGTGGGTACATAACATTGTAGGTCAAATAGAAAAACAAATTGAAGTTATAAAAGCATTTTATCATATTGATGAAGAAACCATCTTTTTGGAAAGTGCAATTTTCAAAATAGAATCTAGTTTGCTTTTTGATGAAAGACAAATACAGAACATCATTAAAGATAGTAAATCAGAAATTGTTACAGTTTCTAGAGAGTTTTTTGTGATTTCAAAATCAGGTAAACGCTCTGAAATTGAAGATTTATATGCAAAATTAAAACCTTTTGGAATCATGCAATTTGTACGATCAGGAAGAATATCAGTTTCAAAAGAAAAAATGGAAATCTCAACTTTATTGGAAGCACTTTCTTAA
- the ilvC gene encoding ketol-acid reductoisomerase — MANYFNSLPLRLQLQQLGVCEFMDQAEFSKGIEALAGKKVVIVGCGAQGLNQGLNMRDSGLDISYALRADAITEKRASFKNASDNGFKVGTYDELIPTADLVCNLTPDKQHTAVVTAIMPLMKQGATLAYSHGFNIVEEGMQIRKDLTVIMCAPKCPGSEVREEYKRGFGVPTLIAVHPENDPNGEGLEQAKAYAVATGGHKAGVLKSSFVAEVKSDLMGEQTILCGMLQTGSILCFDKMVEKGIEPGYASKLIQYGWETITEALKHGGITNMMDRLSNPAKIEAYELADELKDIMRPLFQKHMDDIISGEFSKNMMIDWANDDINLLTWRAATAETNFEKTAPTEAAISEQEYFDNGVLMIAMVKAGVELAFETMTESGIIEESAYYESLHELPLIANTVARKKLYEMNRIISDTAEYGCYLFDHACKPLLTEFMKTVETNIIGKSFSTTNGVDNAVLIAVNKSIRQHPIEEVGEWLRESMTAMKKIG; from the coding sequence ATGGCAAATTATTTCAATTCATTACCACTTAGATTACAATTACAACAATTAGGAGTTTGCGAATTCATGGATCAAGCTGAATTCTCTAAAGGAATAGAAGCATTAGCAGGGAAAAAAGTAGTTATTGTTGGTTGTGGAGCACAAGGTTTAAACCAAGGTTTGAACATGAGGGATTCAGGATTAGATATTTCTTATGCATTGCGTGCTGATGCAATTACAGAAAAAAGAGCTTCTTTCAAAAATGCTTCAGATAATGGTTTCAAAGTGGGGACTTATGATGAATTAATCCCAACAGCTGATTTGGTTTGTAATCTTACACCAGATAAGCAGCATACTGCTGTGGTCACAGCTATTATGCCATTAATGAAACAAGGTGCTACTTTGGCTTATTCTCATGGATTTAATATTGTAGAAGAAGGGATGCAAATTCGTAAAGACTTAACTGTTATTATGTGTGCGCCTAAATGTCCAGGTTCTGAAGTACGTGAAGAATACAAAAGAGGTTTTGGAGTACCAACTCTTATCGCAGTTCACCCAGAAAATGACCCAAACGGAGAAGGATTAGAGCAAGCAAAAGCATATGCAGTAGCTACGGGAGGTCATAAAGCAGGAGTTTTAAAATCTTCATTTGTTGCTGAAGTAAAATCAGATTTAATGGGGGAACAAACCATTCTTTGTGGAATGTTGCAAACGGGATCTATTTTATGTTTTGATAAGATGGTCGAAAAAGGAATCGAACCAGGATATGCTTCAAAATTAATTCAATACGGTTGGGAAACTATTACTGAGGCTTTGAAACACGGTGGTATCACTAATATGATGGATCGTCTTTCTAATCCTGCAAAAATTGAAGCGTATGAATTGGCAGATGAATTAAAAGACATCATGCGTCCATTGTTTCAAAAACACATGGATGATATTATTTCGGGTGAATTTTCTAAAAACATGATGATTGACTGGGCAAATGATGATATCAACTTATTGACTTGGAGAGCTGCAACAGCGGAAACCAATTTTGAAAAAACAGCTCCAACCGAAGCTGCAATTTCAGAACAAGAATACTTTGATAATGGAGTATTAATGATTGCAATGGTAAAAGCGGGTGTAGAATTGGCATTTGAGACAATGACTGAATCTGGAATTATTGAAGAATCTGCATATTATGAGTCATTGCACGAATTACCTTTGATTGCCAATACAGTAGCAAGAAAAAAATTATATGAAATGAATAGAATCATTTCGGATACTGCAGAATACGGTTGTTATTTGTTTGACCATGCTTGTAAACCATTATTGACTGAGTTCATGAAAACGGTTGAAACTAACATTATTGGTAAGTCTTTTTCTACTACAAATGGTGTAGACAATGCAGTGTTAATTGCAGTTAATAAAAGTATTCGTCAACATCCAATTGAAGAAGTTGGAGAATGGTTGAGGGAATCTATGACTGCCATGAAAAAAATAGGATAG
- the acs gene encoding acetate--CoA ligase: protein MSYFKIDSLEQYFKHYNKSIREPRKFWGKIAEENFTWYQYWDKVVDFNMAEAEVKWFVDAKVNITKNCIDRHLAKKGEKTAIIFEPNDPNEQALHISYNELYDRVSKMANVLRDQGITKGDRVCIYLPMIPELAVAVLACARIGAIHSVVFAGFSASAVSSRINDSQCKMVITSDGGFRGNKTIDLKGIIDDALENCPCVKSVLVAKRTNAQIKMKEGRDQWLQPLLDNAINNCVAEIMDAEDPLFILYTSGSTGKPKGMVHTTAGYMVYTAYTFKNVFNYEENDIFWCTADIGWITGHSYILYGPLLNGATTVIFEGIPSYPDFSRFWETIEKHKVTQFYTAPTAIRALAKENLSYIQKFPLKSLKVIGSVGEPINEEAWHWYNDHVGGKRCPVVDTWWQTETGGIMIAPLSFITPTKPTYATLPLPGIQPVLMDDKRNEIEGNQVDGSLCIKFPWPGIARTIWGDHQRYKDTYFSAFPGKYFTGDGALRDEVGYYRITGRVDDVVIVSGHNLGTAPIEDAINEHPAVAESAIVGFPHDIKGNALYGFVILKESGEYRDRDNLIKEINQHVSDHIGPIAKLDKIQFVSGLPKTRSGKIMRRILRKIAEGDYSNFGDITTLLNPEIVDEIVQGKIE from the coding sequence ATGAGTTATTTTAAAATTGATAGTTTAGAACAATACTTTAAACATTATAATAAATCGATACGAGAACCAAGAAAGTTTTGGGGTAAAATTGCTGAAGAAAATTTTACTTGGTACCAATATTGGGATAAAGTTGTTGATTTTAATATGGCTGAAGCCGAAGTTAAATGGTTTGTTGATGCTAAAGTAAATATTACAAAGAATTGTATAGACAGACATTTAGCTAAAAAAGGAGAAAAAACCGCAATTATTTTTGAACCAAACGATCCAAATGAACAAGCATTACACATTAGTTATAATGAGTTGTATGATCGTGTTTCTAAAATGGCCAATGTTTTAAGAGATCAAGGTATAACAAAAGGAGATCGTGTTTGTATTTATTTACCAATGATTCCAGAATTGGCTGTAGCCGTTTTGGCATGTGCTAGAATTGGTGCTATTCATTCTGTTGTTTTTGCTGGTTTTTCAGCATCTGCAGTATCATCACGAATTAATGATAGCCAATGTAAAATGGTTATCACTTCAGATGGTGGTTTCCGTGGAAATAAAACTATAGATTTGAAAGGGATTATTGATGATGCTTTGGAGAATTGTCCATGTGTAAAATCAGTTTTAGTTGCCAAAAGAACTAATGCTCAAATCAAAATGAAAGAAGGTCGCGACCAATGGTTGCAACCACTTCTAGATAATGCGATAAATAATTGCGTTGCCGAGATTATGGATGCTGAAGATCCTTTATTTATTTTATATACATCTGGTTCTACTGGTAAACCAAAAGGTATGGTACATACTACTGCGGGATATATGGTTTACACTGCATATACTTTTAAGAATGTATTTAATTACGAAGAAAATGATATTTTCTGGTGTACTGCAGATATTGGTTGGATAACTGGACACTCTTATATTCTTTATGGGCCATTACTAAATGGAGCTACAACTGTTATCTTTGAAGGAATTCCTTCGTATCCCGATTTTAGTAGATTTTGGGAAACAATTGAAAAACATAAAGTAACCCAATTTTATACTGCACCAACTGCTATTCGCGCTTTAGCGAAAGAAAATTTATCATACATTCAAAAATTTCCATTAAAATCATTGAAAGTTATAGGATCTGTAGGAGAACCTATTAATGAAGAAGCTTGGCACTGGTATAATGACCACGTAGGAGGGAAGCGTTGTCCTGTAGTTGATACGTGGTGGCAAACCGAAACAGGTGGTATTATGATAGCTCCTTTATCATTTATTACACCAACAAAACCAACATATGCTACACTTCCATTACCAGGAATACAGCCTGTTTTGATGGATGATAAACGCAATGAAATTGAAGGCAATCAAGTAGATGGTAGTTTATGTATTAAATTCCCATGGCCAGGTATCGCCAGAACTATTTGGGGAGATCATCAAAGATATAAAGATACTTATTTCTCTGCTTTTCCAGGTAAATATTTCACAGGAGATGGTGCATTACGTGATGAAGTAGGGTATTATAGAATCACAGGTAGAGTTGATGATGTAGTAATTGTTTCTGGTCATAATTTAGGAACTGCACCTATTGAAGATGCAATTAATGAACATCCAGCAGTTGCAGAATCTGCTATTGTTGGTTTTCCACATGATATCAAAGGAAATGCTTTATATGGTTTTGTAATTCTAAAAGAATCGGGTGAGTATAGAGATAGAGACAACTTGATAAAAGAGATTAATCAACATGTATCTGATCACATTGGCCCAATTGCCAAATTAGATAAAATTCAGTTTGTTTCAGGTTTACCTAAAACTAGATCTGGTAAAATTATGCGTCGTATTTTGCGCAAAATTGCCGAAGGAGATTATTCTAATTTTGGTGATATAACTACGCTTTTAAATCCAGAAATTGTAGATGAAATTGTTCAAGGAAAAATTGAATAA
- a CDS encoding ankyrin repeat domain-containing protein: MKKSIVYLGVALVAFANVSLASNLKPFNSQKAIEFYEGTTPLSVAISKGDLEAVKKFIEYGADVNEKSNGMSPLMIAARYNKVEIIKILISKGAHLNDKDENGFTALKYAELSNANDAIVLLKHS, from the coding sequence ATGAAAAAATCAATCGTTTATTTAGGTGTAGCTCTGGTAGCTTTTGCAAATGTTTCTTTAGCTTCAAATTTAAAACCATTCAATAGCCAAAAAGCAATTGAATTTTATGAAGGAACAACGCCATTAAGTGTTGCAATTAGTAAAGGTGATCTTGAGGCGGTGAAAAAATTTATTGAATATGGGGCAGATGTAAACGAAAAATCAAACGGGATGAGTCCTTTAATGATAGCAGCTCGTTACAATAAAGTTGAAATTATTAAAATTCTGATTTCAAAAGGAGCTCATCTTAATGATAAAGATGAGAATGGCTTTACGGCTTTAAAATATGCAGAATTATCAAATGCAAATGATGCAATCGTGTTATTAAAACATTCTTAA
- a CDS encoding DUF2238 domain-containing protein — MLTFIWSIINPKEEFTCFLEIIPAIIGILILTLTFNKFRFSNFTYTLILFHCIILFIGGHYTYAEVPFFDYIKEVFHQSRNNYDKVGHFAQGFVPAMIIRELFIRKKVIANQSFFNFIIICICLAISAAYEWIEWFVSIATGEGGDAFLGTQGYVWDTQSDMLFATIGATVALLLFSKTQDNQLRNII; from the coding sequence ATGTTAACATTTATCTGGTCAATTATAAATCCGAAAGAAGAATTTACTTGTTTCTTGGAAATTATTCCTGCAATAATTGGGATTTTGATCTTGACTTTGACATTTAACAAATTTAGATTTAGCAATTTTACTTATACTTTAATCTTATTTCATTGCATTATACTCTTTATAGGAGGACATTATACCTATGCCGAAGTTCCTTTTTTCGATTATATCAAAGAGGTGTTTCATCAAAGTAGAAATAACTATGATAAGGTTGGTCATTTTGCCCAAGGTTTTGTACCAGCTATGATCATTCGTGAATTATTTATTCGAAAAAAAGTAATTGCTAACCAGAGCTTTTTCAATTTTATAATTATTTGTATTTGTCTGGCTATCAGTGCTGCTTACGAATGGATTGAATGGTTTGTTTCTATTGCCACTGGTGAAGGTGGAGATGCATTTTTAGGAACACAAGGTTATGTATGGGATACCCAATCGGATATGTTGTTTGCGACAATTGGAGCTACTGTTGCTTTACTTTTATTTTCAAAAACACAAGACAATCAACTTAGAAATATAATTTGA
- the cydB gene encoding cytochrome d ubiquinol oxidase subunit II, which produces METFLGIDYPTLWYLVIGLLFSGYAILEGFDFGAGAWHLFFRKDLSRRIAINAIAPVWDANQVWLIIGGGALFAGFPVMYATMLSAMYVPFMLFLMLNVLRAAAIKFRSVEEMIWWRKSWDIIYSVSSILIAFLLGVVLGNILQGFALGSNFSYHGGIFFSFLNPYAIMVGFTTLSIFMTQGAIYLLLKTEGRLHERLTFLLQKGMIFFIISFGITTLYTLVFIPEVTANFRANPLYFVVPVISFLAVANVPRLVSKKEYMLALVFSSLTMAFLLILVALQLYPTLLISTIDPKYSVTIYNAASSQKSLGIMLTIVAIGAPLLAAYFFFLYKTFNGKVQLDDTSY; this is translated from the coding sequence ATGGAAACTTTTTTAGGAATTGATTATCCAACATTATGGTATTTAGTAATCGGATTGCTTTTTTCTGGTTATGCTATTTTAGAAGGTTTTGATTTTGGTGCTGGAGCTTGGCATTTATTTTTCAGAAAAGATTTAAGCCGAAGGATTGCTATAAATGCTATTGCCCCGGTTTGGGATGCCAATCAAGTCTGGTTAATTATTGGAGGAGGAGCATTATTTGCTGGATTTCCTGTAATGTATGCTACCATGCTTTCGGCAATGTATGTTCCTTTTATGCTTTTTTTGATGCTAAATGTACTTCGTGCAGCAGCGATTAAATTTAGAAGTGTTGAAGAAATGATTTGGTGGAGAAAAAGCTGGGATATAATTTACAGCGTTTCCAGTATTCTTATAGCTTTTTTGCTTGGAGTTGTTTTAGGCAATATTTTACAAGGATTTGCTTTGGGTTCTAATTTTAGTTATCACGGAGGCATATTCTTTTCATTCTTAAATCCCTATGCAATAATGGTTGGATTCACAACTCTATCCATTTTTATGACACAAGGTGCTATTTATCTTTTACTAAAAACTGAAGGCAGATTGCATGAGCGACTTACATTTTTACTTCAAAAAGGAATGATATTTTTTATCATAAGCTTTGGAATCACAACACTTTATACATTGGTTTTCATTCCCGAAGTGACAGCTAACTTTAGAGCTAATCCGCTTTATTTTGTTGTTCCTGTTATATCATTTTTGGCTGTTGCCAATGTCCCACGATTAGTATCCAAAAAAGAATATATGCTGGCATTAGTGTTTTCATCTTTGACAATGGCCTTTTTGCTTATTCTTGTTGCACTACAATTGTATCCTACACTTTTAATTTCTACAATTGACCCAAAATATAGTGTAACCATTTATAATGCAGCTTCATCTCAAAAATCATTAGGAATAATGCTGACAATTGTTGCCATTGGAGCACCTTTATTGGCGGCTTATTTTTTCTTTTTGTACAAAACATTCAATGGAAAAGTACAGCTAGATGATACCAGTTATTAA
- a CDS encoding cytochrome ubiquinol oxidase subunit I, with translation MDVEILARIQFAFTIAFHYIYPPLSIGIGLIMVIMEGLYLKTGNKDYEILTRFWIKIFALTFGIGVATGIIMEFEFGTNWAVYSRYVGDIFGSALAAEGLFAFGLESTFLGILLFGWNRVKPWVHFISTLGVFLGSMFSAVWIVVANSWQQTPAGYHIVGKGLHARAEVTDFWAMVFNPSSVDRIIHTWQGAILAGAFLVLSVHAYYIRKGRYIEISKKAFKISLVVATLFSLTQLISGHSTADGVAVNQPAKLATMEGHFQKDKPADLYLLGWVDKENQKVTGIGIPGGLSFLVHQDFNAPIKGLNNFPVEDRPSQINAVFQFYHIMVAIGMALIGLTLYACFLWWRGRLFETKWLLWIFSFAVILPQIANQVGWFTAEMGRQPWVVYGQLRTSKAFSQEVASNQIIFSLVMFTVVYSLLLALFLYTVNKKIKHGPYDEPKEEVNFNFI, from the coding sequence ATGGATGTTGAAATACTTGCCCGTATACAATTTGCTTTTACTATAGCTTTTCATTATATCTATCCACCTCTTAGCATAGGAATTGGATTGATTATGGTAATAATGGAAGGACTTTACTTAAAAACTGGAAATAAAGATTATGAAATTTTAACCCGTTTTTGGATTAAAATATTTGCTTTAACTTTTGGCATAGGTGTTGCTACAGGAATTATAATGGAGTTTGAATTTGGAACCAATTGGGCAGTATATTCCAGATATGTAGGTGATATCTTTGGTAGTGCCTTAGCTGCCGAAGGATTATTTGCTTTTGGTCTAGAAAGTACTTTTCTAGGAATATTGCTATTTGGATGGAATAGAGTAAAACCATGGGTACATTTCATATCTACCTTAGGTGTGTTTTTAGGTTCGATGTTCTCTGCAGTTTGGATAGTAGTCGCCAATTCTTGGCAACAAACACCTGCAGGCTATCATATTGTTGGTAAAGGATTGCATGCCCGTGCCGAAGTAACCGATTTTTGGGCAATGGTTTTCAACCCTTCAAGTGTTGATCGAATCATTCATACTTGGCAAGGTGCTATTTTGGCTGGAGCTTTTTTGGTTTTAAGTGTTCATGCCTACTACATTAGAAAAGGTCGTTATATCGAAATATCTAAAAAAGCATTCAAAATTTCCTTAGTTGTTGCTACTTTATTTTCATTAACCCAATTGATTTCAGGCCACAGTACAGCTGATGGAGTTGCTGTGAATCAACCGGCGAAACTAGCTACAATGGAAGGTCATTTTCAAAAGGATAAACCTGCTGATTTATATCTTTTGGGTTGGGTAGATAAAGAAAATCAAAAAGTTACTGGAATTGGGATTCCAGGCGGATTGTCATTTTTAGTCCATCAGGATTTTAATGCTCCCATAAAAGGGTTAAACAATTTTCCTGTTGAAGATAGGCCTAGTCAAATAAATGCTGTTTTTCAATTTTATCATATTATGGTTGCTATAGGAATGGCTTTAATTGGTCTTACATTATACGCTTGTTTTTTATGGTGGCGTGGTAGGTTATTTGAAACCAAATGGCTGTTATGGATATTCTCCTTTGCGGTTATTTTACCACAAATTGCCAATCAAGTGGGTTGGTTTACTGCCGAAATGGGTAGGCAACCTTGGGTAGTTTACGGACAATTACGCACTAGCAAAGCTTTTTCGCAAGAAGTTGCTTCCAACCAAATCATATTTTCATTGGTTATGTTTACAGTTGTATATTCGCTATTGTTAGCTTTGTTTTTATACACCGTTAACAAAAAAATAAAACACGGGCCTTATGATGAACCTAAAGAAGAGGTAAACTTCAATTTTATATAA
- a CDS encoding M42 family metallopeptidase, with amino-acid sequence MSTESILKASSITFLEKYLNNASPTGFESEGQKIWMDYLKPYVDTFITDTYGTAVGVINPDAAYKVVIEGHADEIAWYVNYITDEGMVYVIRNGGSDHQIAPSKRVNIHTKNGIVKGVFGWPAIHTRNRDKEENPKISNIFIDLGCETKEEVEKMGVHVGCVITYPDEFMIMNENKFVCRAIDNRMGGFMIAEVARLLHENNIKLPFGLYITNAVQEEVGLRGAEMITQTIKPNVAIITDVCHDSTTPMIDKKIEGDTKIGKGPVVTYAPAVQNNLRELILDTAIEKNIPFQRLASSRVTGTDTDAFAYSNGGVASALISLPLRYMHTTVEMVHREDVENVIKLIYETLLKIENNETFSYFK; translated from the coding sequence ATGAGTACTGAATCAATATTGAAAGCATCGTCTATAACCTTTTTGGAGAAATATTTGAACAACGCCTCCCCTACTGGCTTTGAAAGTGAAGGGCAAAAAATATGGATGGACTATCTAAAACCTTACGTAGATACTTTTATTACGGACACTTATGGAACTGCTGTAGGCGTTATTAACCCAGATGCTGCTTATAAGGTAGTTATAGAAGGTCATGCCGATGAAATTGCTTGGTATGTGAACTATATTACTGACGAGGGAATGGTTTATGTAATTCGTAATGGAGGCTCAGACCATCAAATTGCGCCATCGAAACGCGTAAATATTCACACAAAAAACGGAATTGTTAAAGGCGTTTTTGGCTGGCCAGCTATTCATACCCGAAATAGAGACAAAGAAGAAAATCCAAAGATTAGCAATATTTTTATCGATTTGGGTTGTGAAACAAAAGAAGAGGTTGAAAAAATGGGAGTTCATGTAGGTTGTGTAATTACCTATCCTGACGAATTCATGATTATGAATGAGAATAAATTCGTTTGTCGCGCCATTGATAATAGAATGGGAGGATTTATGATTGCCGAAGTGGCTCGTTTATTACATGAAAATAACATTAAACTTCCTTTTGGTCTATACATTACCAATGCGGTTCAAGAAGAAGTTGGTTTGAGAGGAGCCGAAATGATTACTCAAACGATAAAACCAAATGTTGCCATAATTACAGATGTTTGCCATGATTCAACTACTCCGATGATTGACAAGAAAATTGAGGGGGATACTAAAATTGGTAAAGGCCCTGTTGTTACTTATGCTCCTGCTGTTCAAAATAACTTGAGAGAATTAATACTAGATACAGCTATTGAAAAAAATATTCCGTTTCAACGTTTGGCTTCCTCAAGAGTTACAGGTACAGACACAGACGCTTTTGCCTATAGTAATGGTGGTGTAGCTTCGGCATTAATCTCACTGCCTTTGCGATATATGCATACTACAGTTGAAATGGTACACCGTGAGGATGTCGAAAATGTAATCAAATTGATTTATGAAACGTTACTGAAGATTGAAAACAACGAAACCTTTTCGTATTTTAAATAA
- a CDS encoding DUF4294 domain-containing protein: MNFYKILVFTFFLTLSINAQDTKKDNIPMGYILTEADSIFGDTIVLPELVIERHKMSDEDKKQFLLLQRRVYATYPYARIASERLTSLNRGMAKFTNNRDKKKYFKIVEDYLTNEFEVRLKKLSKKQGQILVKLIDRQTGTTTYDLIRNLKSGWKAFWSNTAASMFNIDLKLKYKPYEVNEDYLIETILVNGFESGRLRKQEPAQPIDFDKLVDTWSEKANH, translated from the coding sequence ATGAACTTTTATAAAATCTTAGTTTTTACTTTTTTCCTAACATTGTCTATTAATGCTCAAGACACAAAAAAGGACAATATTCCAATGGGTTATATTTTAACAGAAGCCGATAGTATTTTTGGGGACACCATTGTGCTTCCAGAATTAGTCATAGAAAGACACAAAATGAGTGATGAGGATAAAAAACAGTTCCTTTTATTACAAAGAAGAGTTTATGCAACATATCCCTATGCCAGAATTGCATCCGAAAGACTGACTTCCTTAAATAGAGGTATGGCCAAGTTTACCAATAATAGGGACAAAAAAAAATACTTCAAAATAGTTGAGGATTATTTAACCAATGAGTTTGAGGTCAGGTTGAAAAAACTCTCCAAAAAACAAGGTCAAATCTTGGTTAAATTAATTGATAGGCAAACAGGAACCACAACATATGACTTGATTAGGAATCTTAAAAGTGGTTGGAAAGCATTTTGGTCCAATACGGCTGCCAGTATGTTTAATATTGATTTGAAATTAAAGTATAAGCCTTATGAAGTCAATGAGGATTATTTAATAGAGACAATCTTGGTAAATGGATTTGAGTCGGGTCGACTTAGAAAACAAGAACCCGCTCAGCCAATAGATTTTGATAAGTTGGTTGATACTTGGAGTGAAAAAGCAAATCATTAA